The following are from one region of the Carassius auratus strain Wakin chromosome 43, ASM336829v1, whole genome shotgun sequence genome:
- the LOC113061547 gene encoding poly [ADP-ribose] polymerase 12-like translates to MYVVSRHIFHFICKHEGCSDYGQVERSLRQSFTVADQVLSQVLDDHQRFVIVQDDDSSPRSSKPDADSLILAKTSLRLSKHDKCPGCEDLHLCRYFVCGNCRFGTKCKNSHDLTSAHNSDLLKKHDLHGLASGELFQLLLQNDPSLLPEVCFHYNKGKGEYGSCKYKTSCGNLHLCLHFLQDDCKFGAACKRTHSFNAHALKILNTRGLSSENMRKLLRLYKSKLLIASSVFKKKETVALPEVKGRTRHKSSGSVSESDQNEICLFFIRTGCSFKDKCVRFHHHLPYKWQILQKDGITWSELPNEEEVEKAYCSPANVLCINESSTGHQVVDFMSMTCGVSDVRRLSTASSVTKPPHFILTTEWIWYWRNDKGGWTEYGKGEDPKFVASVTSEDLEKHYLADSEKEISFTSQNHQYILKFKEMCQKNLKHKTERDVRRRPRFVSAQDVKSKIKGSESPDSSASSSVEVPPYWDKGALDNFTYKIVPLQSTSKEYQRVGAMFSRTLPKSVIHSIERVQNLSLWKVFQWQKEQMNKRNGGSAFDQRYLFHGTDESLIAAICEQNFDWRMCGSHGTLYGKGSYFARDSSYSDRYAKSRNGKTKKMFVALVLVGNFTRGNNSLVRPPQRPTSQGFYDSCVDNEANPAIFVVFEKFQVYPEYIIEYS, encoded by the exons ATGTATGTCGTTTCTAGACACATATTTCACTTTATCTGCAAACACGAGGGCTGTTCGGACTATGGTCAAGTCGAGAGGAGTTTACGGCAGAGTTTCACGGTGGCGGATCAGGTTTTGTCTCAGGTGCTCGATGATCACCAGAGGTTTGTTATCGTTCAGGATGACGACTCGAGTCCCAGAAGCTCTAAGCCTGATGCTGACAGCCTGATCTTAGCCAAAACCTCACTCCGGCTGAGTAAACATGACAAATGCCCCGGATGTGAAGACCTACACCTGTGCAGATACTTTGTTTGTGGAAATTGCAGATTTGG GACAAAATGCAAAAATTCCCATGACTTGACATCAGCACATAATTCTGACCTCCTGAAGAAGCATGACCTTCATGGCCTGGCGAGTGGAGAGTTGTTTCAACTTCTGCTTCAAAACGACCCCTCATTACTTCCAGAG GTGTGCTTCCACTACAACAAGGGAAAAGGGGAATATGGCAGCTGTAAATATAAGACATCCTGTGGCAACCTACACCTCTGCCTGCACTTCCTGCAGGATGACTGTAAATTTGGAGCAGCTTGCAAAAGGACTCACAGCTTCAATGCACATGCTCTGAAAATCCTGAATACTCGAGGGCTCAGTTCAGAAAACATGCGAAAACTGCTCAGACTTTACAAGAGCAAGTTACTGATTGCTTCTTCAGTTTTCAAGAAGAAAGAGACAg TAGCTCTACCTGAAGTGAAAGGACGCACCAGACACAAATCCAGTGGCTCCGTCAGTGAATCGGATCAGAATGAAATCTGTCTCTTTTTCATACGCACTGGATGTAGTTTCAAAG ACAAGTGCGTCCGTTTTCACCACCATCTGCCCTATAAATGGCAGATATTACAGAAGGATGGGATTACATGGAGTGAGTTGCCGAATGAAGAGGAGGTTGAGAAGGCTTACTGCAGTCCAGCTAACGTTTTGTG TATTAATGAGAGCAGCACAGGGCATCAGGTTGTGGACTTCATGTCAATGACTTGTGGAGTGTCAGATGTGCGTCGGCTGTCCACAGCATCTTCTGTTACTAAACCCCCTCACTTCATTCTGACCACTGAATGGATCTGGTACTGGAGGAATGACAAGGGAGGTTGGACAGAGTATGGCAAAGGG GAAGATCCTAAATTTGTGGCATCAGTCACTTCAGAAGATCTTGAGAAACATTACCTGGCTGACAGTGAAAAGGAAATTTCATTTACTTCACAGAACCATCAATACATCCTCAAATTTAAAG AGATGTGTCAGAAAAATCTCAAGCACAAAACTGAAAGAGACGTTAGGAGGAGACCACGTTTTGTTTCTGCTCAAGATGTCAAGAGCAAAATCAAGGG aaGTGAGTCTCCAGACAGCTCAGCATCTTCTTCTGTGGAAGTTCCACCTTACTGGGACAAAGGAGCTCTTGATAACTTCACCTACAAG ATTGTTCCTTTGCAAAGCACTTCGAAGGAATACCAAAGGGTGGGTGCAATGTTTAGTAGAACACTGCCGAAAAGCGTCATTCACAGCATTGAAAGAGTACAGAATCTTTCTCTCTGGAAGGTCTTTCAGTG GCAAAAGGAACAGATGAATAAGAGAAATGGAGGGAGTGCATTTGACCAGCGTTACCTTTTCCACGGTACAGACGAGTCTCTCATAGCAGCGATTTGTGAGCAAAACTTTGACTGGAGGATGTGTGGAAGCCATGGGACACTTTATGGGAAAG gCAGCTATTTTGCCAGAGATTCTTCATACTCTGACAGATATGCAAAATCCAGGAACGGCAAGACCAAGAAGATGTTTGTTGCACTGGTGCTGGTCGGAAACTTCACAAGGGGTAACAATTCGTTAGTCCGTCCTCCACAGAGACCCACAAGCCAAGGCTTTTATGACAGCTGTGTTGATAATGAGGCTAACCCGGccatttttgttgtgtttgagaAGTTCCAGGTCTATCCCGAGTACATCATTGAATACTCTTAA